The genomic segment GGCGACGAACTCCGAGGTCGTCATCGTCGCCGTCGTGTAGGAGGCGGCGAAGCCGGCGAGGAGGCCGACGTAGGAGGACGAGGACGTGTTCACGGCGACGATGTCGCCGTAGACGGCGCAGTCCGCGATCGATCCGGTCGTGTGGGCGGCGAGCCCGCCGACATACAGAAGACCGTCGTAGGCGACGTCGATCGCGAAGTCCGCCAGGGTCAGGTTCTCGAGATCGCCGGTGACGCTGCCGAAGAACCCGACGAACCCGCCGTTCTCGGCCGTGATCGAGTAGTTCGAGATCGTATGGCCGGCGCCGTCGAAGCCGCCGGCGAACGGATCGTCCGGGGTCCCGACGGGGATCCAGGAAAGACCGCCGAGGTCGAGGTCGGCGGAAAGGACGTAATGGTCTTCGTTGTTCATCGCGACGAGCTCGTCGACGGTGGCGATGACGACCGTTTCCGGTTCCGCGGGCGCGGCCGTCGTGGTCGTGACGCCGTAGAAGTCGCAGCCGGCGAGGCCGAGGACGGCCGCGAGGGTGAAGAGGGTGAGCGCTTTTTTCATGGGATTCTCCTTGATCGGGGATAACGGTATGATAGCACGAAGCGGGGAAAACGGCGGTGAGAAATCGGTGAAATCGTCAGAAGAGCGTCTGCTGGACGATCGTTTCCTTCTCGGCGGCGTCGGGATCGTCCTCTTCCGCGCTTTCGGCGGCGTGGGTGTTCAGGATCTTCTCGAGGTCGAGCATCACGTCGTCGGCGTCGACGGCGGGTTCGGGGGGGATCGCCGCGGGTTCGGAAGCGCCCGCCGAGGTCGGTGCCGGAGCGGCGACCGCGCGGTCGCGGATCAGCTTCATCAGGATCTCCTCGGCGCCGGCGCGGTCGGCTTCGTCGCAATAAAGCGCCGTCGGGACGACGTCCTTCTCGAGGTAGGGCGCGCCGTGCTCGAACTTGTCGGGCTTGAGGTCGGCGCCGGGAACGACCAGGACCGACTTCGCGGTCACGATCCGGAAGGTCAGGCGCTCGCGCAGGTGGAAGACGTTCTGGCAGGCGGCGCCGACGAACTCGTAGGGGTTGGTCTTGACGTTCTTCAGGTAGGCCTTGCCCTTCGCGGGGCGCCGCGAGGCTTCGATGTTCTGGGTGAACTCGCGCTTGATCGCGCCGCGGTTGGTGAGCAGGATCGTCTCGTCCTTGGTCGATTCGGTCGCGAAGGCGGCGCCGACGAGGTCGTCGTCGCGCAGGTTGATGCCCTTCACGCCGCGGGCGGAGAGGCCGAGGACGGGGATGTCGGTAAGCGGATACTTGACGATGTAGCCGTTCTTCGACGTGACGACCACGAAGGCGTCGTACGGTCCCGACAGGTCGATCGCCGCCAGGGGCGCGATCCTTGTCGCCGGCATCGCCTGGTAGGTGCGGTTGATGCGGGCGGGGACGAACTCGGCGAGGGGCACCTGCTTGATCATCCCCTCGCGGGTCGCGAGCAGGACCGTCGCCGGCCTGGCGAAATCGGAGACGACGAGGAAGTCGATCGTCGTCTCGCCGGGCGAGAGCGGCACGAGGGCGCCGACGTAGTCGCCGACCTCGCGCCACTTCCGGTCCGGGATCTTGTAGACGGGAAGGTGGATGAAGTTGCCGAGGTCGGTGAAGAGGAGAAGCGTCGAGCGGGTGTTGACCTGGAGCTGGCGAACGATCGCGTCGTCCGGCTTGAGGCCGGCATCGCCGTTGGTGGTCGCCAGCACGGACTTGATCGAGGAGCGCTTGAGGTAGCCGTCGCGGGTCAGGGCGACGACCACGTCCTCGTGGGCGATCAGGTCCTCCTCGGCGATCGCGACCTTCGCGATCTCCTCCTTGATCTCGCTCTTGCGCGGGACCGGATGCTTGTCGGAGAAGGCCTTCAGTTCCTTCTTGATGACGCCCTCGAGCTCGTTCTCGTTCTTGAGGATCTTGTTCAGGGCGGCGATCAGGCGGACCAGGTCGGCGGCCTCGGAACGCATCTCCTCGACATCGGTGTTGGAGATCCGGTAGAGCTGGAGGGTGACGATCGCCTCGGCCTGGAGTTCGGTGAAGTTGAAGTTGGCGATCAGGTTCTCCATCGCCGCCTTCTTCCCGTCGGAGAAGCGGATCGTCTGGATCACCTCGTCGAGGACGTCGACCATCTTGAGGAAGCCCTCGACGATGTGGCGGCGCTTCTCGGCCTTCTGGAGGTCGAAGTTGGAGCGGTTGCGGACGACCTCCTTCTGGTGGACGACGTAGCCGTCGAGGATCTCCATGAGCGACATCTGCTTGGGCGACTTGTTCGCGATCGCGACCATGTTGTAGCTGTAGGAGAGCGAAAGGTCGGTGTTCTTCATCAGGTAGGCGAGGACGACGTCGGGGGAGATGCCCCTCCCGATCTCGACGACGATGCGGAGGCCTTCGCGGTCGGACTCGTCGCGGACCTCCTCGATCCCGTCGATCTTCTTCTGCATGCGGATCTCGTCGATCTTGCGGACGAGGTCGGCCTTGTTCACCTCGTAGGGGATCTCGGTGACGACGAGCTGGGCCTCGGAAACGGCCACCTTCGACTTCATCACGATCCGGCCGCGGCCGGTGGAGAACGCCTTTCTGATCTCGGGGACGCCCTCGACGATCCCGCCGGTCGGGAAGTCGGGACCCTGGACGATGCCGAGGAGATCGTCGACGCCGCATTCCGGATGGTCGATGCGGTAGAGGACGGCCTCGATGACCTCGTTCAGGTTGTGGGGCGGGATGTTGGTGGCGTAGCCGGTGGCCATGCCCATCGCCCCGTTCACGAGCAGGTTGGGGAACTTCGCCGGGAGCACGACCGGTTCGTACTCCTCGTCGTCGAAGTTCGGGACGAGGTTGACGGTCTTCTTGTCGATGTCCTGGAGGATCGCCTCGGCGAACGGCGAGAGGCGGGCCTCGGTGTAGCGCATCGCGGCGGCCCCGTCGCCGTCCATCGAGCCGTTGTTGCCGTGCATGTCGATCAGGACGGCGCCCGACTTCCACCACTGGCTCATGCGCACCATCGCGTCGTAGACGGAGGTGTCGCCGTGGGGATGGTACTTGCCGATGACCTCGCCGACGATGCGGGCCGACTTCTTGTAGGGCTTGTCGGAGGCCATGCCGAGCTGGTTCATGGCATAGAGGATGCGGCGCTGGACCGGTTTCAAACCGTCGCGGACGTCCGGCAGGGCGCGGTCCTGGATGATGTACTTGGAGTATTTGCCGAAGCGGTCGCCGATCAGGTCCTCCAGGTTGGTCTGGATGATCTTCTCCTCGACGAACTTCTCGACCTTGTTCTTGACGGAGGCCATCATGCGCCCTCCCCGATCTCGTAGTCGTCCTCGTCGGCGAACGAGACGTTCGTGTCGATCCATTCCTTGCGCGGCTCGACGTCGTCGCCCAT from the Candidatus Izemoplasmatales bacterium genome contains:
- the parC gene encoding DNA topoisomerase IV subunit A, with the protein product MASVKNKVEKFVEEKIIQTNLEDLIGDRFGKYSKYIIQDRALPDVRDGLKPVQRRILYAMNQLGMASDKPYKKSARIVGEVIGKYHPHGDTSVYDAMVRMSQWWKSGAVLIDMHGNNGSMDGDGAAAMRYTEARLSPFAEAILQDIDKKTVNLVPNFDDEEYEPVVLPAKFPNLLVNGAMGMATGYATNIPPHNLNEVIEAVLYRIDHPECGVDDLLGIVQGPDFPTGGIVEGVPEIRKAFSTGRGRIVMKSKVAVSEAQLVVTEIPYEVNKADLVRKIDEIRMQKKIDGIEEVRDESDREGLRIVVEIGRGISPDVVLAYLMKNTDLSLSYSYNMVAIANKSPKQMSLMEILDGYVVHQKEVVRNRSNFDLQKAEKRRHIVEGFLKMVDVLDEVIQTIRFSDGKKAAMENLIANFNFTELQAEAIVTLQLYRISNTDVEEMRSEAADLVRLIAALNKILKNENELEGVIKKELKAFSDKHPVPRKSEIKEEIAKVAIAEEDLIAHEDVVVALTRDGYLKRSSIKSVLATTNGDAGLKPDDAIVRQLQVNTRSTLLLFTDLGNFIHLPVYKIPDRKWREVGDYVGALVPLSPGETTIDFLVVSDFARPATVLLATREGMIKQVPLAEFVPARINRTYQAMPATRIAPLAAIDLSGPYDAFVVVTSKNGYIVKYPLTDIPVLGLSARGVKGINLRDDDLVGAAFATESTKDETILLTNRGAIKREFTQNIEASRRPAKGKAYLKNVKTNPYEFVGAACQNVFHLRERLTFRIVTAKSVLVVPGADLKPDKFEHGAPYLEKDVVPTALYCDEADRAGAEEILMKLIRDRAVAAPAPTSAGASEPAAIPPEPAVDADDVMLDLEKILNTHAAESAEEDDPDAAEKETIVQQTLF